Sequence from the Sinorhizobium meliloti genome:
CCTTACGAAGATTTCCGCGCCGCGATCCTTGTCGAAGAACACGGCCTTTGGCGTCGGTGAAACGCGCATCGCCTGTGCGAGCAGGAAGGTCAAAGCGACCGTTTTACCGGAGCCGGTTGGTCCCGTGACGAGGAAGTGCCCGATGTCGCGGCGATGGAAGTTGAACCAGTACGGCGTCTGCGACGTGGTTTCGAGGATCGTGATCGGCAGTCCCCAATGAGTGCGATCGGCCTGGCCCGTCGCGAAATTGTGCATGGAGGACAGGCCGGAAAAATTCGCGCTCGACAACATCGCTTTGCGAGCAATGTAGCTGTGATTGCCGGGCAGTTGCGCCCAAAATCCCGCTTCGAGGTTCAGATCCTCGCGAAGCCAGGTGAGGTTCATGTCGGTGAGGCAAGCACCGAGTTCGGAAACGGTGCGGCTAAGGCCCGGGAGATCGCGGGAGAGGCATAGGAGCGAAAGATGGTGGAAACCGAAGACGGCTTCCTGGTTCATCAGGCTATTGAGCGCATAGTCGATATCCTGTTCAACTGTGCTACCGGACTCGTCCGAGGCTCTGATCTGCCTCTGCAATCGACTAATACGTTCTTGAGCGATCGGCTTGTCGGCGATGGTGAAGGATTGCGTCAGAATGAATTCGTGGTTCACCTGCAGCAGGCCGTCCAGCATTCCCGGCCCGGTGAAGGGCGGATATTCCTTGATGGACAGCAGCGCCCCAAAGCGGGTGTCTGCATAGACGGCCGCTTGAGCTTGCATCGTCCGCTTGCTGAAATGCAGTCGCGACGTTCCGACATAATTGCGAATGCCCATGCGTGGCAGGCGCATCTTGCGCGGCACACCGCAGCTCAGGATCGCATTGAAGAACTCGCAGGGTTCCGAGTAAGGCTCGCCTTTCTCCTTCTCTTCATGCACTTCAATGTTGGCTTCGTCGTCATTCCTGCGACGATAGGTAATTCCGAGCGCCCGGGCTCCATACTTGTGCAGATCGCGGACGATGTTGCCGATCAGCTCCTCGAGCTCTGTAACATCTTCGCGCGTTCGCTGGACCCGAGCGTCCCTGTTTGCCTTGTCAAAGAGCCTCTTCAACGAGTCGCCGACGCCGAGGGCGCCCCGCATCCCAGACCGAACGATCGTCAAATATATTTCATTCGTAAACATGCGCTTGTGACGCAGTTGCCCCATGTAGCGCTTGTTCAACAGGTCGCAGAATGGTTCATCGAACGCGCCACCGATCTGCGTTTCGACCTCTCTCCGGATCACGGTCGACCAAAGAGAATAGCGGCTCGACCCCAAAGCACGGATCATCGTGTTTTGGACGACCGAACGCATGTTGAGCTCAGCCTGGTCCTCCGTCTGAAAGAACAGTCCATCGAGTTTGATCACGCTTAGAAGCGAGCCGTTTTCCAGCCCGATCACTGTATCGGCGACGTGTCGGAGATACGGAATATGAGTCGACATGGGCCGCTCGTTACTGGCGACCCGGCCGAATCCAAGCTCTTCTTTGACGACTTTCAGCATGGTCACGGTCCGTAGGAGTTGGTGCCCCAAAAGCGCTTGTTGGGCGTGCGGGGCGTCTTGCGGGAAGTCACCTGCATCACATCGAGGATCCTGTTGTCCCAGGTGCAGAGCGAGAACAGGACAAGGTAAGCAACCGGCGCGATCAGCAACGCCAGGAGGTCGTTCGTTGCAAGCCAGCCGATAATGGTGACGCCAACGATCAGCACCACCGCCATGTAGGGGACGCCCCAAAGCGTTGGGGACCGGGTTAACCCGATCACCAACGGCGTCAAAGCTGGCTTTTCGTCCTGAAACTCACTCATCGGTCACTGACCGACCGCCGAGATCATCTCGTCGACGATCGCCGGTGCACCAAACACCAGACCGATGCCCATCACGACCGCGCCGGCCGTGAACCACGATAGGCGTCCGGCGAATGTCAGAAACCCAAGGCCGATAACGGCAATGGTCGCGAGCAGGCGACCGAACGGGCCCGTGATGAAATCGACGATCATCTGCACCGCCGTCTGCAACGGCCCGAACGCGCCGCCTGCGCTCTGCGCTAGAGCCACATCGGCCCCGGCGATCTGGACTGCAGCCACGATGCCGAGCGTCGCTGCGAGCTTGAAAGCCTGAGACTTCCTCGTTTGCATTTCAAATTGCATGTTTCTCTCCTTCAAAAGTGCATGACACCGCCGACAAACTTGCCGGTCTTCTTCACGGCGATGACACCGGCGTCGCCGCTGTCACTCGCATCCGAGACCGCCTGCGGAGCGGCGGCCGGCCTCGCCTTGCCTTTTGCCGACGGCATTGGCAGCCCGAGTTGGTAGTTCACCACCTTGGCGACGTATCCGACTGTTTCCTGGAACGGCGGGATGCCGCCGTGTTGGTAGATCCGCTGTTCGCCGCTGTTGTAGGCAGCCGCGACCAGGAGCGGGTTCTGAAACTCATCAAGCAAAAAGCGCAGGTACTTCATCCCGCCCTCGATATTCTGAGCGGGATCACAGATGTCCTTGACGCCGAACCGCGCAGCCGTCGCAGGCATGAGCTGCATCGGTCCGCGCGCGCCCTTTGGGGAATTGCGGCTTTGGTCAAAGCCGCTCTCTGCCCAGGCGATGGCCGTCGCGAAGACTTCATCGACGCGATATTTGCGCGCCGTCTGTACAACCAGAGACTTAACCTCTTCCGAGCTGAGCGGAGACGGACCGCAGTCTTTGGTGTTGTCATCGATC
This genomic interval carries:
- a CDS encoding VirB4 family type IV secretion/conjugal transfer ATPase, producing the protein MLKVVKEELGFGRVASNERPMSTHIPYLRHVADTVIGLENGSLLSVIKLDGLFFQTEDQAELNMRSVVQNTMIRALGSSRYSLWSTVIRREVETQIGGAFDEPFCDLLNKRYMGQLRHKRMFTNEIYLTIVRSGMRGALGVGDSLKRLFDKANRDARVQRTREDVTELEELIGNIVRDLHKYGARALGITYRRRNDDEANIEVHEEKEKGEPYSEPCEFFNAILSCGVPRKMRLPRMGIRNYVGTSRLHFSKRTMQAQAAVYADTRFGALLSIKEYPPFTGPGMLDGLLQVNHEFILTQSFTIADKPIAQERISRLQRQIRASDESGSTVEQDIDYALNSLMNQEAVFGFHHLSLLCLSRDLPGLSRTVSELGACLTDMNLTWLREDLNLEAGFWAQLPGNHSYIARKAMLSSANFSGLSSMHNFATGQADRTHWGLPITILETTSQTPYWFNFHRRDIGHFLVTGPTGSGKTVALTFLLAQAMRVSPTPKAVFFDKDRGAEIFVRAIGGSYEVLSPGTPTGFNPLQLENTGPNREFLLRLLKAMLRSGDRSDFTQEDEDTLERAIVRLMQEPAAERNLANLAALLVGRSRADANDLHSRLRPWIEGEKAWLFNAQHDVLSFSGRSVFGFDMTNILGNEDLRTPALMYLYHRLDELLDGNPVMFFMDEGWQLLMDETFSAFIVDKMKTIRKLNGIVGFGTQSAADIAKAKASHTLIEQSATNIHFPNPRADEESYIKRFGLTVKEFNFIKNTPPEKRTFLIKHGNDSVIARLDLSAMPDLVKVLSGRKETVEECAALREQYGGEPENWLAKFCGWEKAE
- a CDS encoding type IV secretion system protein VirB3, translating into MSEFQDEKPALTPLVIGLTRSPTLWGVPYMAVVLIVGVTIIGWLATNDLLALLIAPVAYLVLFSLCTWDNRILDVMQVTSRKTPRTPNKRFWGTNSYGP
- a CDS encoding TrbC/VirB2 family protein, with amino-acid sequence MQFEMQTRKSQAFKLAATLGIVAAVQIAGADVALAQSAGGAFGPLQTAVQMIVDFITGPFGRLLATIAVIGLGFLTFAGRLSWFTAGAVVMGIGLVFGAPAIVDEMISAVGQ
- a CDS encoding lytic transglycosylase domain-containing protein is translated as MCTSWVQISYAQDGPKSADIITKKGTWTIERQADLATNFDEHWRGSEKEFVLGADGVVKQENAVQYKADKSPHDFGGMNHIDAVLSNFASSNDVPNRVDEPQVPAGSIQQLGAVRQIDDNTKDCGPSPLSSEEVKSLVVQTARKYRVDEVFATAIAWAESGFDQSRNSPKGARGPMQLMPATAARFGVKDICDPAQNIEGGMKYLRFLLDEFQNPLLVAAAYNSGEQRIYQHGGIPPFQETVGYVAKVVNYQLGLPMPSAKGKARPAAAPQAVSDASDSGDAGVIAVKKTGKFVGGVMHF